The following are from one region of the Stigmatella ashevillena genome:
- a CDS encoding alpha/beta fold hydrolase: protein MSSLSTLSLPLPSLRMQALQAGPSNGPLVLLLHGFPESSESWREVLPVLGEAGFRAVAPDLRGYGGTDRPKSGYDIDTLARDIQQLARYLQPDRAAHVVGHDWGGAIAFHLAAWHPQTVDRLVAVNAPHMEVMVRNLRNPAQLLRSSYMLYFQLPWLPERRLSKNGGAAVARLIRRALVNPARVPEERLARYAENFSRPEAVSAALAYYRHALRGLLLQRGPRRSPRIRAPFRLIWGKEDAALGIELTQGLEPWFEHPPEVRYLPGVGHFAPLEAPEQVAALILEHLTVSPGAAAPR, encoded by the coding sequence ATGAGTTCTCTCTCCACGCTGTCCTTGCCGCTGCCCTCGCTGCGCATGCAGGCCCTCCAGGCTGGTCCCTCGAACGGGCCGCTCGTGTTGCTGCTGCACGGCTTCCCCGAGTCATCGGAGAGCTGGCGCGAGGTGCTGCCTGTGCTCGGCGAAGCGGGTTTCCGGGCCGTGGCGCCGGACCTGCGGGGCTATGGGGGCACGGACCGGCCAAAGTCCGGGTATGACATCGACACGCTGGCGCGGGACATCCAGCAGTTGGCCCGCTACCTCCAGCCAGACCGGGCCGCGCACGTGGTGGGGCATGACTGGGGAGGCGCCATCGCCTTCCACCTGGCCGCCTGGCACCCCCAAACCGTGGATCGGCTGGTGGCCGTCAACGCGCCCCATATGGAGGTGATGGTCCGGAACCTGCGGAACCCGGCCCAGCTCCTGCGCTCCTCGTACATGTTGTACTTCCAGCTGCCCTGGCTGCCAGAGCGGAGGCTCTCCAAGAATGGGGGTGCCGCCGTGGCCCGGCTCATCCGCCGCGCCCTGGTGAACCCAGCACGCGTTCCCGAGGAGCGCCTGGCGCGTTATGCGGAGAACTTCTCGCGCCCGGAGGCCGTGAGCGCGGCGCTGGCGTACTACCGGCATGCCCTGCGTGGTTTGCTGCTCCAGCGGGGCCCGCGGCGCTCGCCCCGCATTCGTGCTCCCTTCCGGCTCATCTGGGGAAAGGAGGACGCCGCCCTGGGAATCGAGCTTACCCAGGGGCTGGAGCCCTGGTTCGAGCATCCGCCCGAAGTCCGCTACCTGCCCGGGGTGGGGCACTTCGCCCCCCTGGAGGCCCCCGAACAGGTGGCGGCCCTCATCCTGGAGCACCTGACCGTCAGTCCCGGAGCGGCAGCTCCACGGTGA
- the rnz gene encoding ribonuclease Z, with protein MSLLKLTFLGTSAAQPTLHRNLSGLTVKADADLLLFDCGEGTQRQMVRFGTGFTVEAAFFTHFHADHYLGIIGFLRTLGMMGREHPIQLYGPPPARRLLHQAVHLGVDTLSFPVEIHELKDGDRVRRGGYTVQAVGVDHRINALGYVLEEDTRPGRFHLEKARSLGVPEGPHFGKLQRGEAVTLENGTTVRPEDVLGASRPGRKLVISGDTRPCASLAQAAKDADLLVHESTFSDDEQERAVETRHSTAREAARLARDAGARRLILTHLSSRHDTDPSKLLGQAREEYTGPVEVAHDGLTVELPLRD; from the coding sequence ATGTCCCTCCTCAAGCTCACCTTTCTTGGCACCTCGGCCGCGCAGCCCACCCTGCACCGCAACCTCTCGGGGCTCACGGTGAAAGCGGACGCGGATCTGCTGCTGTTCGACTGCGGTGAGGGCACCCAGCGGCAAATGGTGCGCTTTGGCACCGGCTTCACCGTAGAGGCCGCCTTCTTCACGCATTTCCACGCGGACCACTACCTGGGCATCATCGGCTTTCTGCGAACGCTGGGGATGATGGGCCGCGAGCACCCCATCCAGCTCTATGGCCCGCCCCCGGCGCGGCGGCTGCTGCACCAGGCGGTGCACCTGGGGGTGGACACGCTGTCCTTCCCGGTGGAGATCCACGAGCTGAAGGATGGAGACCGCGTCCGCCGCGGGGGCTACACGGTGCAGGCAGTGGGGGTGGACCACCGCATCAACGCCCTGGGGTACGTGCTGGAGGAGGACACCCGGCCCGGGCGCTTCCACCTGGAGAAGGCGCGTTCGCTGGGCGTGCCCGAGGGCCCCCACTTCGGCAAGCTCCAGCGGGGCGAAGCGGTCACGCTGGAGAACGGCACCACGGTGCGGCCCGAGGACGTGCTGGGCGCCTCCCGGCCCGGCCGGAAGCTGGTCATCTCCGGCGACACGCGGCCCTGTGCCTCCCTGGCGCAGGCGGCGAAGGACGCGGACCTGCTGGTGCATGAATCCACCTTCAGCGACGACGAGCAGGAGCGGGCCGTGGAGACGCGGCACTCCACGGCGCGCGAGGCGGCGCGGTTGGCACGCGACGCGGGCGCCCGGCGCCTCATCCTCACGCACCTGTCCAGCCGGCACGACACGGATCCCTCGAAGCTGCTGGGCCAGGCCCGCGAGGAGTACACGGGGCCGGTGGAAGTGGCCCACGACGGACTCACCGTGGAGCTGCCGCTCCGGGACTGA
- the purL gene encoding phosphoribosylformylglycinamidine synthase, which translates to MNLLTLRGAPALSLFRRDKLLAQCREQVSEVTSVYAEFMHFVDVDGSLSAKAFTTLLQLLEYGPSIPRGDWLGSRLLILPRPGTVSPWSSKATDIAHNCGLAQVRRMERGTVFFVAGEDGLPLEDADLERLKPLLHDRMTQGVMGRMEQASQLFTAQEPRPLTSVDLLGGGRAALVTANRELGLALAEDEIDYLCECFGQLGRNPTDTELMMFAQANSEHCRHKIFNASWTVDGVPQEGSLFQAIKNTHAAHSEGVLSAYKDNASVIEGFEAERFFPDATTGEWGFVREPTHILMKVETHNHPTAISPYPGAATGAGGEIRDEGATGRGAKPKAGLTGFTVSHLLIPGREQPWEQAYGRPARIASALDIMLEGPIGGAAFNNEFGRPNLSGYFRSFEAQVSTPEGVEVRGYHKPIMIAGGLGNIRAGHVRKGQLQPGDKIIVLGGPAMLIGLGGGAASSMAQGASAADLDFASVQRDNAEMERRCQEVIDRCWALGEQNPIRSIHDVGAGGLSNAVPELVHDNGLGGRFELREVPNAEPGMSPVEIWCNEAQERYVLAVAPENLTRFVALCERERAPYSVLGEATADQVLKLGDRLLGAAPIDLPMDVLFGKPPRMHRDVTSRPLALAPLNLEGAELGDMVARVLGHPTVADKSFLITIGDRTVSGHTSRDQMVGPWQVPVADCAVTLTTLTSHTGEAMAMGERTPLALINAAASARMAVGEALTNIAAARIARLSEVKLSANWMAAAGSPGEDANLFAAVRAVGLELCPALGLTIPVGKDSLSMRTVWEEEGHRKAVTAPVSLIVSAFAPVVDVRLSLTPQLQALGEDTRLLFIDLSGGKQRLGGSVLAHVYRQVGHECPDVEDPAVLRGFFAAVQELSAAGHLLAYHDRSDGGLLAALCEMAFAGHCGLDVDVAGLGADAAAALFNEELGAVVQVRAEEVARVRGVLAQHGLGAHCHELGRPRTEQEVSLRHGTQTLLSVPTMALRETWSRVSYELQRLRDNPRCADEEFAAKCDAEDPGLSPQLTFDPSEDVAAPFIAKGSRPRVAVLREQGVNSQSEMAAAFTRAGFSAVDVHMSDLLAGRVSLKDFKGVLACGGFSYGDVLGAGGGWAKSILFNHRARDEFAAFFSRPDSFGLGICNGCQMMAQLKELIPGAEHFPRFVRNTSEQFEARLVQVEVARSPSLFFQGMAGSRMLIASSHGEGRAEFASEEEAVRVNGMGLVTARFVDNRGQVTERYPANPNGSPFGICGLTTREGRFTLMMPHPERVHRSVQHSWRPREWGEDGPWMRFFRNARVALG; encoded by the coding sequence ATGAACCTGCTCACGCTGCGTGGTGCCCCCGCCCTCTCTCTGTTCCGCCGGGACAAGCTGCTCGCCCAGTGTCGCGAGCAGGTCTCCGAGGTCACCTCCGTCTACGCGGAGTTCATGCACTTCGTGGACGTGGACGGCAGCCTGTCGGCCAAGGCGTTCACCACCCTGCTCCAACTCCTGGAGTACGGCCCGAGCATTCCCCGCGGGGACTGGCTGGGCAGCCGCCTGCTCATCCTTCCCCGGCCCGGCACCGTCTCGCCTTGGTCGTCCAAGGCCACGGACATCGCCCACAACTGTGGCCTGGCCCAGGTGCGGCGCATGGAGCGCGGGACGGTCTTCTTCGTGGCGGGCGAGGACGGGCTGCCCCTGGAGGACGCGGACCTCGAGCGGCTCAAGCCGCTGCTGCACGATCGGATGACCCAGGGGGTGATGGGGCGCATGGAGCAGGCGTCCCAGCTGTTCACCGCCCAGGAGCCCCGCCCGCTCACCTCGGTGGACCTCCTCGGGGGCGGCCGGGCGGCGTTGGTGACGGCCAACCGCGAGCTGGGGCTGGCCCTGGCCGAGGATGAGATCGACTACCTGTGTGAGTGCTTCGGGCAGTTGGGGCGCAACCCCACGGACACCGAACTGATGATGTTCGCGCAGGCCAACAGCGAGCACTGCCGGCACAAGATCTTCAACGCGAGCTGGACGGTGGACGGCGTGCCCCAGGAGGGGTCGCTGTTCCAGGCCATCAAGAACACCCACGCCGCGCACAGCGAGGGCGTGCTGTCGGCCTACAAGGACAACGCGTCGGTCATCGAGGGATTCGAGGCCGAGCGCTTCTTTCCGGATGCTACCACTGGCGAGTGGGGCTTCGTGCGCGAGCCCACGCACATTTTGATGAAGGTGGAGACGCACAACCACCCGACGGCCATCTCGCCGTACCCGGGCGCGGCCACCGGCGCGGGTGGGGAGATCCGCGACGAGGGGGCCACCGGGCGGGGCGCGAAGCCCAAAGCGGGGCTCACGGGCTTCACCGTCTCGCACCTGCTCATCCCCGGGCGGGAGCAGCCCTGGGAGCAGGCCTATGGCCGGCCCGCCCGCATCGCCTCGGCGCTGGACATCATGCTGGAGGGGCCCATCGGGGGGGCGGCCTTCAACAACGAGTTTGGCCGTCCGAACCTGAGCGGCTACTTCCGCAGCTTCGAGGCGCAGGTGTCCACGCCCGAGGGGGTGGAGGTGCGCGGCTACCACAAGCCCATCATGATCGCCGGCGGCCTGGGCAACATCCGCGCCGGGCACGTGCGCAAGGGCCAGCTCCAGCCGGGAGACAAGATCATCGTGCTGGGTGGGCCGGCGATGCTCATCGGCCTGGGCGGTGGGGCCGCGTCCTCGATGGCGCAGGGCGCGAGCGCGGCGGACCTCGACTTCGCCTCGGTGCAGCGGGACAACGCGGAGATGGAGCGGCGGTGCCAGGAGGTGATTGATCGCTGCTGGGCGCTGGGCGAGCAGAACCCCATCCGCTCCATCCACGATGTGGGGGCGGGCGGCCTGTCCAACGCGGTGCCGGAGCTGGTCCACGACAATGGCCTGGGCGGACGCTTCGAGCTGCGGGAGGTGCCCAACGCCGAGCCAGGCATGTCTCCGGTGGAGATCTGGTGCAACGAGGCGCAGGAGCGCTACGTGCTCGCCGTGGCGCCGGAGAACCTGACCCGCTTCGTGGCGCTGTGTGAGCGGGAGCGCGCGCCCTACTCGGTGCTGGGCGAGGCCACGGCCGATCAGGTGCTGAAGCTGGGGGACCGACTGCTGGGCGCGGCCCCCATCGACTTGCCAATGGACGTGCTGTTCGGCAAGCCGCCGCGCATGCACCGGGACGTGACGTCGCGCCCGCTTGCCCTCGCGCCGTTGAACTTGGAGGGGGCGGAGCTGGGGGACATGGTGGCGCGGGTGCTGGGCCACCCGACGGTGGCGGACAAGTCCTTCCTCATCACCATCGGGGACCGGACGGTGTCGGGCCACACGAGCCGCGACCAGATGGTGGGGCCCTGGCAGGTGCCGGTGGCCGACTGCGCGGTGACGCTCACCACGCTCACCAGCCACACGGGCGAGGCCATGGCCATGGGCGAGCGGACGCCGCTGGCGCTCATCAACGCGGCGGCCTCGGCGCGCATGGCGGTGGGAGAGGCCCTCACCAACATCGCCGCCGCGCGCATCGCCCGGCTCTCCGAGGTGAAGCTGTCGGCCAACTGGATGGCGGCTGCGGGAAGCCCAGGAGAGGACGCGAACCTCTTCGCGGCGGTGCGGGCGGTGGGCTTGGAGTTGTGCCCGGCGTTGGGGCTCACCATTCCCGTGGGCAAGGACTCCCTGTCCATGCGCACGGTGTGGGAGGAGGAGGGGCACCGCAAGGCGGTGACAGCCCCGGTGTCCCTCATCGTCTCGGCGTTCGCGCCGGTGGTGGATGTGCGCCTGTCCCTGACGCCGCAGCTCCAGGCGCTGGGCGAGGACACGCGGCTGCTCTTCATCGATCTATCGGGCGGCAAGCAGCGGCTGGGCGGCTCGGTGCTGGCGCACGTCTACCGGCAGGTGGGGCACGAGTGCCCGGACGTGGAGGACCCGGCGGTCCTGCGGGGCTTCTTCGCGGCGGTGCAGGAGCTGAGCGCGGCGGGGCACCTCCTGGCCTACCACGACCGCTCGGACGGGGGCCTGCTGGCGGCGCTGTGCGAGATGGCCTTCGCGGGCCACTGCGGGCTGGACGTGGACGTGGCGGGGCTGGGGGCGGATGCGGCCGCGGCCCTGTTCAACGAGGAGCTGGGCGCGGTGGTGCAAGTGCGCGCCGAGGAGGTGGCGCGGGTGCGCGGCGTGCTGGCCCAGCACGGGCTGGGTGCGCACTGCCACGAGTTGGGGCGGCCCCGGACGGAGCAGGAGGTGAGCCTGCGCCACGGAACCCAGACGCTGCTCTCGGTGCCCACGATGGCGCTGCGGGAGACCTGGTCCCGCGTCAGCTATGAGCTGCAGCGGCTGCGCGACAACCCGCGCTGCGCGGACGAGGAGTTCGCCGCGAAGTGCGATGCGGAAGACCCCGGGCTCTCGCCGCAGCTCACGTTCGACCCTTCCGAGGACGTGGCGGCGCCGTTCATCGCCAAGGGCTCGAGGCCTCGGGTGGCGGTGCTGCGCGAGCAAGGCGTGAACAGCCAATCGGAGATGGCGGCGGCCTTCACGCGCGCCGGCTTCAGCGCGGTGGACGTGCACATGAGCGATCTGCTCGCTGGGCGCGTCTCCCTGAAAGACTTCAAGGGCGTGCTGGCGTGCGGCGGCTTCTCCTACGGCGACGTGCTGGGGGCCGGGGGAGGGTGGGCGAAGTCCATCCTCTTCAACCACCGGGCGCGCGACGAGTTCGCGGCCTTCTTCTCGCGCCCCGACAGCTTTGGCCTGGGCATCTGCAATGGCTGCCAGATGATGGCGCAGCTCAAGGAGCTCATCCCCGGCGCCGAGCACTTCCCCCGCTTCGTGCGCAACACCTCGGAGCAGTTCGAGGCGCGGCTGGTGCAGGTGGAGGTGGCGCGGAGCCCTTCGCTGTTCTTCCAGGGCATGGCGGGCAGCCGGATGCTCATCGCCTCGTCTCACGGCGAGGGGCGGGCGGAGTTCGCGAGCGAGGAGGAGGCGGTGCGGGTGAACGGGATGGGGCTGGTGACGGCGCGCTTCGTGGACAACCGGGGCCAGGTGACGGAGCGGTACCCGGCCAACCCGAACGGCTCGCCCTTCGGCATCTGCGGACTGACGACGCGCGAGGGGCGCTTCACCCTGATGATGCCACACCCGGAGCGCGTCCACCGCTCCGTGCAGCACTCGTGGCGGCCGCGCGAGTGGGGCGAGGACGGGCCGTGGATGCGCTTCTTCCGCAACGCCCGGGTGGCGCTCGGCTGA
- a CDS encoding rhomboid family intramembrane serine protease codes for MFPISDDNPTLRTPVMTYGLLGLIVAAWALVQGAGFNTVALAASVCNWGMVPGELTGRAQLGFAVPLGDGLACVVDAEPLNWLTPLTSMFLHGSWGHIIGNCLFFWVFGNNVEDSMGRARFLVFYLVCGLVAAGAHVMIDPGSPVPTVGASGAISGVLGAYLVLYPRVRVKLLVPLFIFLTFVSLPAWVVLIYWFVLQVITGLPQLMTLRPEVSGGVAVWAHIGGFVAGMVLIKLFENRNYTYRRTSWRHRLHPDHP; via the coding sequence ATGTTCCCCATCAGTGACGACAACCCGACCCTGCGCACCCCGGTGATGACCTATGGGCTGCTGGGCCTCATCGTGGCGGCCTGGGCGCTGGTGCAGGGGGCGGGCTTCAACACCGTGGCCCTCGCCGCGAGCGTGTGCAACTGGGGCATGGTGCCCGGCGAGCTGACCGGCCGGGCGCAGCTGGGCTTCGCGGTGCCGCTGGGCGATGGGCTCGCGTGCGTCGTGGATGCCGAGCCGCTCAATTGGCTCACCCCGCTCACCTCCATGTTCCTGCATGGGAGCTGGGGCCACATCATCGGCAACTGCCTCTTCTTCTGGGTGTTCGGCAACAACGTCGAGGACAGCATGGGGCGGGCCCGCTTCCTGGTGTTCTACCTGGTGTGCGGGCTGGTGGCCGCCGGCGCGCACGTGATGATCGATCCGGGCTCGCCGGTGCCCACCGTGGGGGCCTCGGGCGCGATCTCCGGGGTGCTCGGCGCGTACCTGGTGCTCTATCCCCGCGTGCGGGTGAAGCTGCTCGTGCCCCTCTTCATCTTCCTCACCTTCGTCTCACTGCCGGCCTGGGTGGTGCTCATCTACTGGTTCGTCCTCCAGGTCATCACCGGGCTGCCCCAGCTCATGACGCTCCGGCCGGAAGTGTCCGGGGGCGTGGCCGTGTGGGCCCATATCGGCGGCTTCGTGGCCGGCATGGTGCTGATCAAACTGTTCGAGAACCGGAACTACACCTACCGGCGCACCTCGTGGCGCCACCGGCTGCACCCGGACCACCCGTAG
- a CDS encoding DUF2293 domain-containing protein produces MPDSLTVAPTPDPRRVRAPDGTLLTPPAGWALLPPGDAGLTRRVKAAGPSWTVVEKVGRKLFSRGVWAPEAHIQAARAGLEAERATPAYAKRRASDVARREREQAEYEVEFANAVLRFLGFAPTFTALAKRLAVAVTAHAIPVGSGTVARTERIPLERRAEAAVIAWLRHQTTAYDDMRIARVKGARREVRRELAEVSRALLGVHRREAPHAAPSCPLCTAVEHPPKPP; encoded by the coding sequence ATGCCTGACTCCCTCACGGTTGCTCCCACCCCGGACCCGCGCCGCGTGCGCGCCCCCGATGGCACCCTCCTGACGCCCCCCGCGGGCTGGGCCTTGCTGCCGCCCGGGGATGCGGGGCTCACCCGACGGGTGAAGGCTGCCGGCCCCAGTTGGACGGTGGTGGAGAAGGTGGGCCGCAAGCTGTTCTCGCGGGGCGTGTGGGCGCCGGAGGCCCACATCCAGGCCGCCCGCGCCGGGCTGGAGGCCGAGCGCGCCACCCCCGCCTATGCGAAGCGCCGCGCCTCGGATGTGGCCCGCCGCGAGCGCGAGCAGGCCGAATATGAGGTGGAGTTCGCCAATGCCGTGCTGCGCTTTCTCGGCTTCGCCCCCACCTTCACCGCGCTGGCCAAGCGGCTGGCCGTGGCGGTGACGGCCCATGCGATTCCCGTCGGCAGTGGCACCGTGGCGCGCACGGAGCGCATTCCCCTGGAGCGCAGGGCCGAGGCCGCCGTCATCGCCTGGCTGCGCCACCAGACGACGGCCTATGACGATATGCGCATTGCCCGGGTGAAGGGGGCCCGCCGCGAGGTGCGCCGCGAGCTGGCCGAGGTGTCCCGGGCCCTGCTCGGCGTGCACCGCCGGGAGGCGCCGCACGCTGCCCCCTCCTGCCCCTTGTGCACCGCCGTGGAGCACCCTCCCAAGCCCCCGTGA
- a CDS encoding M57 family metalloprotease has protein sequence MSKFRSVAVLAGVALLGSACGPEAVEAPAQVLPSWEEFRASAHQDPEGAFIVDGDIALGSETELREFYDGFAQGDLGTSTGGLAVYRTGTTDIKWNTTQAANITYCVSQSSFGTRYNTVVTAMANAAAAWEATARVNFVHSSGQDGNCTASNANVVFDVRQVSGAGYTARAFFPNSGRSSRNVLIDSTAFGNMGVWTLTGVLRHELGHTLGFRHEHTRLSSTGCYEDANWRGLTNYDSSSVMHYPQCKGTQTGDLVLTSSDKTGARALYP, from the coding sequence ATGTCGAAGTTCCGTTCTGTTGCCGTGCTGGCTGGCGTTGCGCTGTTGGGTTCCGCGTGTGGTCCCGAGGCCGTGGAGGCCCCCGCGCAGGTCCTTCCCTCCTGGGAGGAGTTCCGCGCGAGCGCGCATCAGGATCCCGAGGGTGCTTTCATCGTCGATGGTGACATCGCGCTGGGTTCCGAGACCGAGCTGCGCGAGTTCTACGACGGCTTCGCCCAGGGCGACCTCGGCACCTCCACGGGAGGCCTGGCCGTCTATCGCACGGGCACCACCGACATCAAGTGGAACACCACCCAGGCGGCGAACATCACCTACTGCGTCAGCCAGTCGTCCTTCGGCACCCGGTACAACACCGTCGTGACGGCCATGGCGAACGCCGCCGCCGCGTGGGAGGCCACCGCCCGCGTCAACTTCGTGCACTCCAGCGGCCAGGATGGCAACTGCACGGCCAGCAACGCCAACGTCGTGTTCGACGTGCGTCAGGTCTCCGGTGCCGGTTACACGGCGCGCGCCTTCTTCCCCAACTCCGGCCGCTCCAGCCGCAACGTGCTCATCGACAGCACCGCCTTCGGCAACATGGGCGTGTGGACGCTCACGGGCGTGCTGCGCCACGAGCTGGGCCACACGCTCGGCTTCCGTCACGAGCACACCCGGCTGAGCAGCACCGGCTGCTACGAGGATGCGAACTGGCGCGGGCTGACCAACTATGACTCCAGCTCGGTCATGCACTACCCCCAGTGCAAGGGCACCCAGACGGGCGACCTCGTGCTGACCAGCTCCGACAAGACCGGCGCTCGCGCCCTGTATCCGTAA
- a CDS encoding PAS domain S-box protein, whose amino-acid sequence MGFAALISDVTPVRNAPGRLQWIMDASRALLETRLESQALFRALVRSTVGSFADLSTVFLLEEGGATLVLGAAQHVDPSLTEALQVRSAPIRLRAGEGLPGRVLQTGKAVLESSFVQGAPSLPAELHALLERHPPLNFLAVPLRVSGAVLGVLAVGREAPLTEEDLNAFQELADRTALRLQDARLLEAAQDSRKKAEVRTERLYVQRELPKLHTRILESMAEGVSVTDEQGFLRYANPALEQLLGYGPGGLLGKHLSTLNNSLPEEAAQQSVAVTEALKAQGEWVGEWSNLRKDGTCFMTRVRITALELGGARHWVSVHQDVTAQVRTIHKVEALALELRQGEERYRSLVEATSEIVWNTPPSGQFTTKQAGWSAFTGQRFEELRGWGWLDAVHPEDRVQSHHAWDEAVLSRTTYQVEHRVRRHDGVYRYMQGRAVPVKNEDGTVREWIGIHRDITPRIEVEQALRQSAERERQARALVDSLVAASPVSFALLDTQLRYLKVNPALARINGVSEEEHLGRTVREVLPQVWDQVEPPLRQVLETGEPLINQEGGTESPSHPGVLRHYLSSYFPVKGSDGEVAGVGTTFIEVTDQVKARRQVALLAEAGQRLFASLDEKETLEQVAQLMVETVAEGCLVDLLDAEGRLEQAVAIHRNPGASSPSWEPFRPWELSVPLERRQEALGADRPLVFREDRSVCILPLRVRGRALGTISIVTPPPSRSFHLDEVRLLEELASRAAVAIDHARLHTALQKAILVRDEFLSVASHELKTPLTPLSLKLQVLAREVAQQPETAFTRRVQGYIDTGRKQISKLTELIGDLLDVSRIGAGRLQLERQDVDLGALAREVASRFEPAAAQAGSALSVRVEHLCLGSWDSARIEQILTNLLDNALKYGFGRPVSLHVRAEAKQAVVTVMDHGIGIEPAHLSRIFERFERAVSERHYGGLGLGLYITRELVQAHGGSIRVESEPNVRTLFTVELPLAQAD is encoded by the coding sequence ATGGGCTTCGCGGCACTCATCTCGGATGTGACACCGGTGAGAAACGCGCCAGGGCGGCTTCAGTGGATCATGGATGCCTCGCGTGCCTTGCTGGAAACCCGCCTGGAGTCTCAGGCCCTCTTTCGCGCCCTGGTGCGGAGCACCGTGGGGTCCTTCGCGGATCTGTCCACCGTCTTTCTCCTCGAAGAGGGAGGCGCCACGCTCGTGCTCGGCGCCGCCCAGCATGTGGATCCCTCGCTCACCGAAGCGCTCCAGGTGCGCTCCGCCCCCATCCGTCTGAGGGCGGGTGAAGGCCTTCCCGGCCGAGTGCTCCAGACGGGCAAGGCCGTGCTGGAGTCCTCCTTCGTCCAGGGCGCTCCCAGCCTTCCCGCCGAGCTTCACGCCCTCCTTGAGCGGCACCCGCCGCTGAACTTCCTCGCTGTCCCCCTGCGCGTCTCGGGGGCCGTGCTGGGCGTGCTGGCCGTGGGGCGGGAAGCGCCCCTGACGGAGGAGGATTTGAACGCCTTCCAGGAGTTGGCGGACCGGACCGCGCTCCGCCTCCAGGACGCTCGCCTGCTTGAGGCAGCACAGGACTCTCGCAAGAAGGCCGAGGTGCGCACCGAGCGCCTGTACGTCCAACGGGAGCTGCCCAAGCTGCACACCCGCATCCTGGAGAGCATGGCGGAAGGGGTCAGCGTCACGGACGAGCAGGGCTTCCTGCGCTATGCCAACCCTGCCCTCGAGCAGTTGCTCGGGTACGGGCCCGGAGGGCTGCTCGGCAAGCACCTGTCCACCCTGAACAACTCCCTGCCGGAAGAGGCCGCCCAGCAGTCCGTGGCCGTGACAGAGGCCTTGAAGGCCCAGGGCGAGTGGGTGGGCGAGTGGTCCAACCTGCGCAAGGACGGCACCTGCTTCATGACGCGGGTGCGCATCACCGCGCTGGAGCTGGGCGGCGCGCGCCACTGGGTGAGCGTCCATCAAGACGTGACGGCGCAGGTGCGGACCATCCACAAGGTGGAGGCGCTGGCGCTCGAGCTTCGCCAGGGCGAGGAGCGCTACCGCTCCCTGGTGGAGGCGACGTCGGAGATTGTCTGGAACACGCCGCCTTCAGGCCAGTTCACCACCAAGCAGGCAGGCTGGAGCGCCTTCACGGGCCAGCGCTTCGAGGAGCTGCGGGGGTGGGGCTGGCTGGATGCCGTCCACCCGGAGGACCGGGTCCAGTCCCACCATGCCTGGGACGAGGCGGTGCTCAGCCGCACCACCTACCAGGTGGAGCACCGCGTGCGCCGTCATGACGGCGTATACCGGTACATGCAAGGGCGTGCCGTGCCCGTGAAGAACGAGGACGGCACCGTCCGGGAGTGGATCGGCATCCACCGGGACATCACGCCCCGCATCGAGGTGGAGCAGGCCCTGCGGCAGAGCGCCGAGCGCGAGCGTCAGGCCCGGGCGCTCGTGGACTCGCTGGTGGCCGCCAGCCCCGTGAGCTTCGCCCTGCTCGACACCCAGCTGCGCTACCTCAAGGTCAACCCCGCGCTGGCCCGCATCAACGGCGTCTCCGAGGAGGAGCACCTGGGCCGCACGGTGCGCGAGGTGCTGCCCCAGGTCTGGGACCAGGTGGAGCCCCCCCTGCGCCAAGTGTTGGAGACGGGCGAGCCCCTCATCAACCAGGAGGGGGGCACGGAGTCTCCGTCCCACCCAGGCGTCCTGCGTCACTACCTTTCCAGCTACTTTCCCGTGAAGGGCTCGGACGGGGAGGTGGCGGGCGTGGGCACCACCTTCATCGAAGTGACGGATCAGGTGAAGGCCCGCCGCCAGGTGGCCCTCCTGGCCGAGGCGGGACAGCGGCTGTTCGCGTCCCTGGATGAGAAGGAGACCCTGGAGCAGGTGGCCCAGTTGATGGTGGAGACCGTCGCGGAAGGCTGCCTGGTGGACCTGCTCGATGCAGAGGGCCGACTGGAGCAGGCCGTGGCCATCCATCGGAATCCGGGCGCCTCCTCACCCTCGTGGGAGCCGTTCCGCCCCTGGGAGCTGAGCGTGCCGCTGGAGCGGCGGCAAGAGGCCCTGGGCGCGGACCGTCCCCTCGTCTTCCGGGAGGACCGCTCGGTCTGCATCCTCCCGTTGCGCGTCCGGGGCCGGGCCCTGGGCACCATCTCCATCGTCACCCCTCCGCCCAGCCGCAGCTTCCACCTGGATGAGGTGAGGCTGCTGGAGGAGCTGGCGTCGCGCGCCGCCGTGGCGATCGACCATGCCCGGCTGCACACCGCGCTCCAGAAGGCGATCCTCGTCCGGGACGAGTTCCTGTCCGTCGCCAGCCACGAGTTGAAGACGCCGCTGACGCCCCTGAGCCTCAAGCTCCAGGTGCTCGCCCGGGAAGTGGCGCAGCAGCCCGAGACGGCCTTCACGCGGCGCGTCCAGGGCTACATCGACACGGGGCGCAAGCAGATCAGCAAGCTGACGGAGCTCATCGGGGACCTCCTGGACGTGTCCCGCATCGGCGCGGGCCGGCTCCAACTGGAGCGGCAGGACGTCGACTTGGGCGCGCTCGCCCGCGAAGTGGCGTCCCGGTTCGAGCCCGCGGCGGCCCAGGCCGGCTCGGCGCTCTCGGTGCGCGTGGAGCACCTGTGCCTGGGCTCGTGGGACTCGGCGCGCATCGAGCAGATCCTCACCAACCTCCTGGACAACGCGCTGAAGTATGGCTTTGGCCGCCCCGTCTCCCTGCACGTGCGCGCCGAGGCGAAGCAGGCGGTGGTGACGGTGATGGACCACGGCATTGGCATCGAGCCGGCGCACCTGTCGCGCATCTTCGAGCGGTTCGAGCGCGCCGTGTCCGAGCGCCACTACGGGGGCCTGGGGCTGGGCCTCTACATCACCCGGGAGCTCGTCCAGGCCCACGGCGGCAGCATCCGGGTCGAGAGCGAGCCCAACGTCAGGACCCTCTTCACGGTGGAGCTGCCGCTGGCCCAGGCGGACTGA